The Rattus rattus isolate New Zealand chromosome 1, Rrattus_CSIRO_v1, whole genome shotgun sequence genome includes a region encoding these proteins:
- the Letmd1 gene encoding LETM1 domain-containing protein 1 isoform X2, protein MYLFPRQLLVKHFWTPKQQIDFLDIYHGFRRRSHLEIITHLRRASALVSNEKLRWHLEDLCTKVQNGTHPTAQDILALRDCFSTYPLGFSQLQASQMRALSQAMLLTPYLPPPLLRWRLKSHTTVIHQLDRALAKLGTGHLTPQEVRSACYLRGLNSTHTSDDRCRTWLGEWLHISCSLKEAELSLLLHNVVLLSTNYLETRR, encoded by the exons gtACCTGTTTCCTAGGCAACTGCTTGTCAAGCATTTCTGGACCCCCAAACAACAAATTGACTTCTTGGACATTTATCATGGTTTCCGGAGGCGGTCCCACTTGGAAATCATCACGCATCTCAGAAGGGCTAGCGCTTTGGTTTCTAATGAGAAGCTCCGGTGGCATCTGGAGGACCTGTGCACCAAG GTGCAGAATGGCACCCACCCAACGGCACAGGACATCCTGGCTCTCAGAGACTGCTTCTCTACCTATCCCTTGGGCTTCAGCCAGCTCCAGGCTTCTCAAATG AGAGCCTTGAGCCAGGCCATGCTGCTCACACCTTACCTGCCCCCGCCTTTGCTGAGGTGGCGTCTGAAGAGCCACACCACTGTGATTCACCAGCTGGACCGGGCTCTGGCAAAGCTGGGGACTGGTCACCTGACTCCGCAGGAAGTGAGATCG gcTTGCTATCTTCGTGGCTTGAACTCTACCCACACCTCTGACGACAGGTGTCGAACTTGGCTGGGAGAATGGCTGCACATCTCCTGCAGCTTAAAAG aagctgagctgtctctcttgCTGCACAACGTGGTCCTGCTCTCCACCAACTACCTTGAGACAAGGCGCTGA
- the Csrnp2 gene encoding LOW QUALITY PROTEIN: cysteine/serine-rich nuclear protein 2 (The sequence of the model RefSeq protein was modified relative to this genomic sequence to represent the inferred CDS: inserted 2 bases in 1 codon): MDAFSGSGLKRKFDDVDVGSSVSNSDDEMSSSDSADSCDSLNPPTTASFTPTSILKRQKPLRRKNVRFDQVTVYYFARRQGFTSVPSQGGSSLGMAQRHNSVRSYTLCEFAQEQEVNHREILREHLKEEKLHAKKMKLAEETGRVESVGGGSLTLDDVSGEDIDGRSVEVDDCFFSSPCPSKRRXGLLRASGSTHRCREKQGSEPSASREECGCDCRLYCDPEACACSQAGIKCQVDRMSFPCGCSRDGCGNMAGRIEFNPIRVRTHYLHTIMKLELESKRQVSRPAAAEDEPLPGAQSSETQDFQEFIAENETAVMHLQSAEELERLKAEEDSSGSSASLDSSMESLGVCILEEPLAVPQELCPGLAAPILIQAQLPPGSSVLCFTENSEHPAASPMSSPSYLNSGPLVYYQVEQRPVVGVKAESGSEEGTASFPKEKDLSVFSLPVTSLVACSPSDSAALCKPEVGKAPGLNKRLPDDCNRKEPESEDFHASWSPSSLPFRTDDEEGCGVQNSQSEDRTPEDSALELPLAV; the protein is encoded by the exons ATGGATGCGTTCTCAGGCTCAGGCCTCAAGAGGAAATTCGATGATGTGGACGTGGGCTCGTCAGTCTCCAACTCGGATGATGAGATGTCCAGCAGCGACAGTGCAGACAGCTGCGACAGCCTTAACCCTCCTACGACTGCCAGCTTCACAC CAACATCCATCCTGAAGCGACAGAAGCCCCTGCGGAGGAAGAATGTCCGCTTTGACCAGGTGACTGTGTACTACTTCGCCCGGCGACAGGGTTTCACCAGCGTGCCCAGCCAGGGTGGAAGCTCTCTGGGGATGGCCCAACGCCACAACTCTGTGCGCAGTTACACCCTCTGTGAGTTTGCACAAGAGCAAGAGGTGAACCACAGAGAGATTCTTCGTGAGCACCTGAAGGAGGAGAAACTTCATGCCAAGAAAATGAAG CTAGCCGAAGAAACGGGGCGGGTGGAGTCCGTGGGAGGCGGCAGCTTGACCCTCGACGACGTTTCAGGCGAAGACATCGATGGGAGAAGCGTGGAGGTGGATGACTGCttcttctccagcccctgcccaAGCAAACGGCG GGGCCTGCTGAGGGCTTCGGGGTCCACGCATCGATGCCGGGAGAAGCAGGGCTCAGAGCCATCCGCATCTCGGGAAGAGTGTGGCTGTGACTGTCGGCTCTACTGTGACCCAGAAGCCTGTGCCTGTAGCCAGGCTGGGATTAAATGCCAG GTGGATCGAATGTCCTTTCCTTGCGGCTGCTCCAGGGATGGCTGTGGAAACATGGCTGGGCGGATTGAGTTTAATCCGATCCGAGTGCGGACTCACTACCTCCACACCATCAtgaagctggagctggagagcAAAAGGCAGGTGAGTCGCCCGGCAGCCGCTGAGGATGAGCCCCTGCCGGGAGCGCAGAGCTCGGAGACACAGGACTTCCAGGAGTTCATCGCTGAGAACGAGACTGCAGTGATGCATCTGCAGAGTGCAGAGGAACTGGAGCGGCTCAAGGCCGAGGAGGACTCGAGTGGCTCGAGCGCGAGCCTGGACTCCAGCATGGAGAGCCTGGGCGTGTGCATCCTAGAGGAGCCCCTGGCTGTTCCCCAGGAGCTGTGTCCAGGCCTTGCAGCCCCCATTCTCATCCAGGCTCAGCTGCCCCCAGGTTCCTCCGTCCTGTGTTTTACTGAGAACTCAGAACACCCAGCCGCCTCCCCGATGAGCAGCCCATCCTACTTGAACAGTGGACCTCTGGTGTACTACCAGGTAGAGCAGAGGCCGGTCGTGGGAGTGAAAGCAGAGTCTGGTTCAGAAGAAGGCACAGCCTCCTTCCCCAAGGAGAAAGATCTGAGTGTCTTCTCCCTCCCTGTTACCTCACTGGTGGCTTGCAGCCCTTCAGACTCAGCTGCTCTCTGTAAACCGGAAGTGGGGAAAGCACCCGGTCTCAACAAACGCTTGCCTGACGACTGTAACCGTAAGGAGCCCGAGAGCGAAGACTTCCACGCGTCTTGGTCTCCCTCAAGCCTGCCCTTCCGAACAGACGATGAAGAAGGCTGTGGAGTGCAGAACTCCCAGAGTGAGGACCGGACCCCTGAAGACTCAGCCCTAGAACTCCCTCTGGCGGTGTGA